The proteins below come from a single Dermacentor albipictus isolate Rhodes 1998 colony chromosome 7, USDA_Dalb.pri_finalv2, whole genome shotgun sequence genomic window:
- the LOC135916827 gene encoding 5-hydroxytryptamine receptor 1-like produces MPPALHLEITGHRWDLGPAACDAWVSVDVASCTASILNLCMISIDRYLAITRPLTYGVRRTARRAWACIGAVWLLAGLISVPPLLVLGNEHGTAEDPKCLVCQNLAYQLYATLGAFYIPLVVMLSMYWRIHTAAKKVVEAEHRARPGPRTRSLRVAVRERKASITLGIILTAFTACWLPFFAFALVRPLGVEPLPDLAHSLALWLGYANSALNPAIYVTFHHDFRRAFRDLLCLRCGRRGPEKQRVLGRSVNEATGALLCVGNNNHASWA; encoded by the coding sequence ATGCCGCCCGCGCTGCACCTCGAGATCACCGGGCACCGCTGGGACCTGGGCCCGGCGGCGTGCGACGCGTGGGTGTCCGTGGATGTGGCGTCCTGCACTGCGTCGATCCTCAACCTGTGCATGATCTCCATCGACCGGTACCTGGCGATCACGCGGCCCCTCACCTACGGCGTGCGCCGCACGGCCCGCAGAGCCTGGGCCTGCATCGGAGCCGTCTGGTTGCTGGCGGGTCTCATCAGTGTGCCACCGTTGCTAGTCCTGGGAAATGAGCATGGAACGGCCGAGGACCCTAAATGCCTCGTATGTCAGAACCTCGCTTACCAGTTGTACGCGACCCTTGGGGCGTTTTATATCCCGCTGGTCGTTATGCTGTCAATGTACTGGAGGATCCACACGGCCGCTAAGAAGGTTGTCGAGGCAGAACACAGAGCTCGGCCGGGACCTCGTACGAGGAGCCTCAGAGTGGCGGTGCGAGAGCGCAAGGCTTCCATTACGCTGGGAATCATCCTGACAGCCTTCACGGCGTGTTGGCTGCCTTTCTTTGCCTTTGCTTTGGTGAGACCGCTTGGAGTAGAGCCGCTGCCGGATCTGGCTCACAGCCTCGCCCTTTGGCTGGGCTACGCCAACTCGGCGCTGAACCCTGCAATATACGTCACCTTCCACCACGACTTTCGTCGCGCCTTCCGTGACTTGCTCTGCCTGCGCTGTGGCAGGCGTGGCCCGGAGAAGCAGAGGGTGCTGGGAAGAAGCGTGAACGAAGCGACGGGAGCTCTGCTGTGCGTCGGAAACAACAACCACGCGTCGTGGGCCTGA